One Paroedura picta isolate Pp20150507F chromosome 16, Ppicta_v3.0, whole genome shotgun sequence genomic region harbors:
- the LOC143825392 gene encoding olfactory receptor 12D1-like → MENQTEVHEFVLIGLTKDHQKQHILFIFFLLIYIASLLGNGTILAVAVAEPRLHTPMYFFLGNLSWLDICSCTVTVPKMLSGFLREPQAISFIGCLTQLHFFHFLGSSEGILLGVMALDRCVAICKPLRYPVIMNKWACLLLVGATWAAGFFHALMHTVLTSHLWFCGPNHVQHFFCDLKPLLKLACIQSWESRRKAFSTCASHLTVVALLYVPVLSNYMLASTGESAEREMIITILYSAITPVLNPLIYTLRNQEVKSALKKMLTRKQMSGRT, encoded by the exons ATGGAAAACCAGACCGAGGTGCATGAGTTTGTTCTCATTGGACTAACAAAAGACCACCAAAAGCAACACATTCTCTTTATATTTTTTCTACTGATCTACATAGCCAGCTTACTGGGGAATGGAACCATTTtggcagtagcagtagcagaacCACGCCTCCACACCCCGATGTACTTTTTTCTAGGCAATCTCTCCTGGTTGGACATATGCAGTTGTACTGTTACTGTGCCCAAAATGCTGAGTGGATTTCTAAGGGAGCCCCAGGCAATTTCTTTTATTGGGTGCCTGACTCAGCTGCACTTTTTCCACTTCCTGGGAAGCAGTGAAGGCATCCTACTGGGGGTTATGGCACTTGATCGCTGTGTAGCTATCTGCAAACCTCTACGTTATCCTGTCATCATGAATAAATGGGCTTGCCTTCTACTAGTTGGGGCCACTTGGGCTGCTGGCTTCTTTCATGCCCTTATGCACACAGTTCTGACTTCCCACCTTTGGTTCTGTGGCCCCAATCATGTCCAGCATTTCTTTTGTGACCTCAAGCCCCTCCTAAAGTTGGCCTGCA tcCAGTCTTGGGAAAGCCGAAGGAAAGCCTTCTCAACTTGTGCTTCCCATCTGACAGTTGTGGCTCTTTTGTATGTTCCAGTTCTTTCCAACTACATGCTTGCATCTACTGGTGAATCGGCCGAAAGAGAGATGATCATCACTATATTGTATAGTGCAATCACTCCAGTTTTGAACCCTCTAATTTATACTCTTAGGAATCAAGAGGTTAAATCTGCTCTGAAAAAAATGTTGACCAGGAAACAGATGTCTGGAAGGACATGA